In the genome of Raphanus sativus cultivar WK10039 chromosome 4, ASM80110v3, whole genome shotgun sequence, one region contains:
- the LOC108852738 gene encoding MLO-like protein 5 gives MAGGGGGGGDGEGPRELDQTPTWAVSTVCGVIILISIILELMLHKIGTMFERKKKKALFEALLKIKTELMVLGFISLLLTFGQNYIASLCVASKYGNAMSFCGPYDGPSGEAKKVKDTDHMQRHLLSLQRRVLAGGAPAECKKGYVPLISLNALHQVHIFIFFLAVFHVIYSAITMMLGRAKIRGWKVWEEEVVNDHEMMDDPSRFRLTHETSFVREHVNTWARNRFSFYVMCFFRQMLRSVRKSDYLTMRHGFISVHLAPGMKFNFQKYIKRSLEDDFKVVVGISPALWAFVMIFLLVDVHGWYVTAVITMIPPVLTLAIGTKLQAIISDMALEIQERHAVIQGMPLVNVSDRHFWFARPALVLHIIHFILFQNAFEITYFFWIWYEFGLRSCFHHHFILIIIRVCLGVGVQFLCSYITLPLYALVTQMGSTMKRSVFDDQTSKALKMWHRNAKKKNETSGPVPTPRPRTGGDIESAPANITASVDNKEGDQGRGPDDLLSAP, from the exons ATGGCagggggaggaggaggaggaggcgacGGAGAAGGACCGAGAGAGCTGGATCAGACCCCAACATGGGCCGTCTCCACCGTTTGTGGCGTTATCATCTTGATCTCTATCATCTTGGAGCTCATGCTTCACAAAATCGGAACG ATGTTCGagaggaaaaagaagaaagccTTGTTCGAAGCTCTTCTAAAGATCAAAACCG AGCTAATGGTTTTGGGATTCATTTCGCTGCTACTAACATTCGGACAAAACTACATCGCAAGCTTGTGCGTGGCGTCGAAATACGGTAACGCTATGTCCTTCTGTGGTCCGTACGATGGTCCATCAGGTGAAGCTAAGAAGGTAAAGGACACCGATCACATGCAGAGGCATCTTCTCTCCCTTCAACGCCGTGTTTTGGCTGGAGGTGCTCCTGCTGAGTGCAAGAAG gGTTATGTGCCGCTTATATCACTCAACGCGTTGCACCAAGTGCAtatctttatcttcttcttggCTGTGTTTCATGTCATTTATAGTGCTATTACCATGATGCTTGGAAGAGCAAAG ATTCGTGGATGGAAAGTATGGGAGGAAGAGGTCGTTAATGATCATGAAATGATGGATG ATCCTTCAAGATTTAGGCTCACACACGAGACATCTTTTGTTCGGGAGCATGTTAATACTTGGGCTAGGAACAGATTCTCCTTCTACgtt ATGTGTTTCTTCCGTCAGATGCTGAGATCTGTAAGAAAATCTGACTACTTGACTATGCGTCATGGGTTCATTAGT GTCCATTTGGCACCCGGGATGAAGTTTAATTTCCAAAAATACATCAAAAGGTCATTAGAAGATGACTTCAAAGTAGTCGTGGGTATCAG TCCCGCGCTATGGGCTTTTGTAATGATCTTTTTACTCGTTGATGTTCATG GGTGGTATGTTACTGCTGTGATTACCATGATTCCTCCAGTT TTGACATTAGCGATAGGAACCAAGCTTCAGGCCATTATATCAGACATGGCTTTGGAGATTCAAGAGAGACATGCAGTGATACAAGGGATGCCACTAGTCAATGTCTCTGACCGACATTTCTGGTTCGCTCGTCCCGCTTTAGTCCTCCATATCATCCATTTCATTCTCTTCCAG AATGCTTTTGAGATCACCTACTTCTTCTGGATATgg TATGAGTTCGGATTAAGGTCATGTTTTCATCACCATTTCATCCTCATAATCATACGTGTGTGCCTAGG TGTGGGAGTACAGTTTCTTTGTAGTTACATCACACTCCCTCTCTACGCTCTCGTAACTCAG ATGGGATCAACGATGAAGCGATCAGTGTTTGATGATCAAACATCAAAGGCATTAAAGATGTGGCATAGGAAtgcaaagaaaaagaatgaaacGTCAGGTCCAGTGCCTACACCCCGACCTAGAACCGGCGGCGACATTGAGTCTGCTCCGGCTAACATCACCGCCAGTGTTGATAATAAGGAAGGAGATCAGGGTCGTGGACCTGATGACCTATTAAGCGCTCCCTAG
- the LOC108849667 gene encoding receptor like protein 24, which produces MSESLVRFLFLSLIFLCYISPSSSFDLHLDYSGYVACRPHKAQALTEFMNEFDSSQCNLSDPFNGVWCDNSTGAVTMIRLTACLSGTLNPNSSLFRLHHLRYLDVNRNNFSSSSLPPEFGSLDRLEVLSLNRNGFVGQVPSSFSSLSHLSVLDLTGNELTGSFPLVGNLTKLSYLSLCNNRFYGTLNPNSTKLFELHHLRYLYLGYNNFSSSIPSEFGNLNKLEILSLKSNDFSGQVPPTISNLSSLKELSLQDNRLTGSFPLVRNLTMLSVLNLEDNHFSGTIPSSLTTIPFLSELGLSGNDFIGSIEFPNTSRLEYLYLGDNHFERKIIEPISKLTNLKDLKLSFLNTSYPIDLNLFSSLKSLVYLDLSGNRISPGSLGSKLDISENLEDLRLSGCGISEFPNIFKILLKLEYIKISGNSIKGKVPEWLWKLPRLNTLYLSNNSFSGFEGPADVLVNSSVKYLLMGENRFEGAIPALPLSINIFSASDNRFTGSIPLSICNCRSLTDLTLSYNNLTGPIPQCLSNLTFVHLRANSLEGSIPDAFYKSASLQTLDLGHNRLTGKLPRSLLNCSSLEFLVVEHNRIKDKFPFWLKDLPNLKVLILSSNKFYGSISPPDQGPLEFPELRIFEISDNEFTGSLPPRYFVNWKASSLTLNEDGLYMIHRTTSDGNSYFAVVETIDLRYKGLSMEQQNVVNSYAAIDFSGNRIEGHIPESIGLLKALIALNFSNNAFTGRIPLSFSNLSNLESLDLSRNQLSGTIPGGLGSLSFLAYINVSHNQLKGEIPQGTQITGQAKSSFEGNAGLCGLPLQDTCFGINAPPTQPPTQEEEKEEEEQVLNWKGVVIGYGSGVLLGLAIAQLISSYKPDWLVKIIGPNKHRHR; this is translated from the coding sequence ATGTCTGAATCACTTGTgcgttttctttttctctcgCTAATCTTTCTCTGTTATATCTCCCCTTCAAGCTCCTTTGATTTACACTTAGATTATAGTGGTTATGTTGCTTGTCGTCCCCATAAGGCTCAAGCTCTCACCGAGTTTATGAACGAGTTTGATAGCAGCCAGTGCAACCTCAGTGATCCCTTTAATGGAGTCTGGTGCGATAACTCGACCGGTGCGGTCACAATGATACGACTCACGGCTTGTCTCAGTGGAACTTTAAATCCCAACAGTAGCTTATTCAGGTTACACCATCTTCGTTACCTTGACGTCAATCGAAACAACTTCAGCTCTTCTTCACTTCCTCCTGAATTTGGCAGTCTCGACAGGTTAGAGGTCTTATCTCTTAACAGGAATGGATTTGTAGGCCAAGTTCCTTCCTCATTTAGTAGCCTAAGCCATCTTTCTGTTTTAGATCTTACCGGAAACGAGCTCACTGGTAGTTTCCCACTTGTAGGAAATTTAACAAAGCTCTCATATTTAAGCCTTTGTAATAATCGTTTCTATGGAACTCTGAATCCCAACAGTACTAAACTGTTTGAGTTGCACCACCTCCGTTATCTTTATCTAGGTTACAACAACTTCAGTTCATCAATCCCTTCTGAGTTTGGAAATCTCAACAAACTTGAGATCTTGTCTCTCAAGTCCAATGATTTTTCCGGGCAAGTTCCTCCCACAATTAGTAACCTAAGCTCGTTAAAGGAGTTGTCCCTTCAAGACAACAGGCTCACTGGTAGTTTTCCACTTGTACGAAATCTAACCATGCTATCTGTTCTAAATCTTGAAGATAACCACTTCTCTGGAACCATTCCATCTTCTCTCACCACTATTCCATTCTTGTCAGAACTCGGTTTAAGTGGAAACGATTTCATCGGTTCTATTGAATTTCCTAACACCTCCAGGCTCGAGTACTTGTACCTTGGGGATAAccattttgaaagaaaaataatagaGCCTATCTCAAAGCTCACCAACCTCAAGGATCTTAAACTTTCTTTCTTAAACACAAGCTACCCAATTGACTTAAacctcttctcctctctcaaATCTTTGGTGTACCTCGATCTTTCCGGTAATAGAATATCTCCAGGCAGTTTAGGTTCAAAGTTAGACATATCAGAAAACTTGGAGGATTTGAGATTATCAGGCTGTGGCATCAGTGAGTTCCCAAATATCTTCAAGATCCTTCTGAAATtggaatatataaaaatttcaggAAACAGTATCAAAGGGAAAGTCCCTGAGTGGTTATGGAAGCTTCCTCGTCTGAACACATTGTATCTTTCAAATAATTCGTTTAGTGGTTTCGAAGGTCCAGCGGATGTTTTGGTAAATTCATCGGTGAAGTATTTATTGATGGGGGAAAACCGTTTTGAAGGAGCAATTCCTGCTCTACCACTCTCTATCAACATTTTTTCTGCCTCAGACAACAGATTCACGGGGAGCATACCCCTTTCAATCTGCAATTGTAGATCTCTTACGGATTTGACGCTATCTTACAACAACCTCACGGGTCCAATTCCTCAATGCTTGAGCAACTTGACGTTTGTGCATCTTCGGGCGAACAGCTTGGAAGGAAGTATCCCTGACGCCTTTTATAAGAGTGCTTCTCTGCAGACACTCGACCTTGGACACAATCGATTAACTGGGAAGCTTCCAAGATCTCTTCTGAACTGCTCATCTCTAGAGTTTCTAGTTGTTGAACACAACAGAATCAAAGACAAGTTTCCTTTCTGGCTCAAGGATTTGCCGAATTTGAAAGTCCTTATCCTCAGTTCAAACAAGTTCTATGGTTCTATATCTCCTCCTGATCAAGGTCCTCTCGAGTTTCCAGAGCTACGTATATTTGAGATATCTGATAATGAGTTTACTGGAAGCTTACCACCAAGGTATTTTGTCAATTGGAAAGCATCATCACTTACGTTGAATGAAGATGGTCTATATATGATACACAGAACAACTTCTGATGGGAATTCGTACTTTGCTGTCGTAGAGACTATAGATTTGCGATACAAAGGTCTATCCATGGAGCAACAGAATGTCGTTAATTCCTATGCCGCCATTGATTTTTCAGGGAATAGAATTGAAGGACACATTCCTGAATCCATTGGTCTTTTGAAAGCATTGATTGCACTCAACTTCTCAAACAACGCCTTCACAGGCCGTATTCCTCTGTCTTTCTCCAATCTGAGCAATCTCGAGTCACTAGACCTATCAAGAAACCAACTCTCAGGGACAATTCCAGGTGGACTTGGAAGCCTCTCATTTTTGGCGTACATAAATGTGTCTCACAACCAGCTCAAGGGTGAGATACCACAAGGAACACAGATTACTGGGCAAGCTAAATCTTCATTTGAAGGGAATGCAGGGCTTTGTGGTCTTCCTCTCCAGGACACTTGCTTTGGGATTAATGCACCACCAACACAACCACCAacgcaagaagaagaaaaggaagaagaagaacaagtgcTGAACTGGAAAGGCGTGGTTATTGGGTATGGATCTGGAGTGTTGCTTGGATTGGCAATCGCACAACTCATTTCTTCATACAAACCGGACTGGCTCGTCAAGATAATTGGTCCAAACAAGCACAGACACCGTTAG